GTGGTCACGGGGCTGCGCGCGTCGAGCGCTGCGGCGTGACAGTAACAGGCTACCATAAGGATGTTCCGTATTCAGAAACAAATGTTCGAACATTTGTACGAACATTTGTTCGAACAGATTTTGAGGGAAGAACGGTGAGGTTTTGTGGCGTTCCGGCGTTCGTGTTACACTCACCCGTTACCAATAAGGGCTTCTTTCAGTGGAGAAGAACATCATGGCAAGCGCAGATCAGGCGTCCATTGTGGAACGCTATAAGCAGTATATCTTTCCGGCGGCTGCGCCGCTGTATGGCGACGACCCGCTGGTTGTCGACCACGCCAAGGATCAGTTTGTTTACGACATTCAGGGCAATAAATACCTGGATTTTCTGGGCGGCGTGCTGACGGTCAGCATTGGCCATGCCAACGATGAAGTAACGGCCCGGACGATCGAGCAGCTCAAGAAAGCGCAGCATACCAGCACGCTGTACATCAACCCGCTGATGGTCGACGTGGCGGAGAAAGTGGCGCAGCTGACCCCCGGCCGGCTGCAGAAATGCTACTTCACAAACAGCGGCAGCGAAGCCAACGAAACCGCGATCCTGGCAGCCCGCATGTATACCGGAAACATGGACATCATTACGCTGAGACATGCCTACAGCGGCCGCACGCAGGCCGCGATGAGCCTGACAGCCCACGGATCGTGGCGCCTGGGCGGCGTCACCGACCCCTACATCCGGCATGTGAAGAATCCCTACCTCTACCGCTTCCCGGCCAATATGACGCCGGAAGAAGTGGTCGAATACTGTATTCAGGATCTCGAAGAAGTGATCGCTACGCTGACCAACGGCAAACTTGCGGCGTTCATCGCCGAGCCGATTCAGGGCGTGGGCGGTTTCATCATCCCGCCCAAGACCTACTTCAAGCGCGTCTATGACATCGTCAAGAAGCACGGCGGTGTGTTCATTTCGGATGAAGTGCAGACGGGATGGACACGCACGGGCAAGAAATGGTTCGGGATCGAGCAGTGGGGCGTCGAACCGGACATCATGACCTTTGCGAAAGGCATGGCCAACGGTTCACCGATCGGCTGTACCGTGGCGACGCCGGAAGTGGCCGACGCTCTGAAGGGGACGACCTTCTCGACCTTTGGCGGCAACCCGGTCACGATGGCGACGGCGCTGGCGACCATTCACTATATGGAAGAGCATAACCTTGTCCAGAATACCTATGAACAGGGCGAGGTGATGCGCGAGAAACTAGAGGAATATCAGGCCGAGTTCCCGTTTATCGGCGACGTACGCGGGATGGGCTTGATGTATGCGATCGAACTGGTTGTGCCGGACGGAAGCAAGAAACCCGACGCGGCACGCACCGTGGCGCTGATCAACGCCGCCCGCAAGCATGGCCTGTTGGTGGGCAAGGGCGGCCTGTATGGGAACGTCATTCGGATCACGCCGCACCTGAATGTCTCGGCGGGCGATATGCTCGAAGGCATGCAGATGATCGGACGCGCCCTGGCGGACGTGGCCCAGTAAAGACAGACCAATCTCACACGAGTTCGCATGCCTGCCCTGCCCGCTGCATTGAAATGAGGGTGGGGTCAGGCATGTCGGATTTTCTAAGCGATAACCGAACGACTGAAAGACAACCCGCGAATCCTCATGGCTGAAATCACTGTTCCCGCCCCTGCCGCCGTCGACTCCTCCCTGAGTGTTCGCCGGCTGATCGCCATTGCGCTTGCCTGCGGGGTAGCAGTGATCGCCGCGCTGCTCGCCAGGGATTTCGCCAGTCTGCCGGGCGATGATCCAGTACTGGTCGAGTCGACGCTTGGGCAGTTGGCTGTCTGGATAGCGGACCAGTCCGGCGAAGAAGCGCCAGTATCACTGTTCGGCCAGCTTGGAAAATCATGGGCTGCCGCGCGGGGTGAAGCGACGCTCGACGAGGCTTCGGCGGTCGATGCGATGCGCTGGCCGGTGGTGATCATGTCGGCGCTGGCGGCAGTGCTGGCCCTGGGAGGCGTGGTCGCGCAGTTCAGCGCCGAACCGCGTCAGCGTTGGTGGGTGATGGCGCTTGGGCTGACTCTGGCGCTGCTGTTCCTGATCCCGGCGATCAGCGGCAGCGATGCCCTTGCTCGGGTAATGGGCTGCGGCGTGCTGCTGATTCTGGCGCTGTCTGCCGCGCCGGGGCAGGCGAACCGTGTGATCGGGTTTATCGTCGTCCTGGCTACGCTGCTGATCGGCGTCGAGGTCATGAAGGGCTTTTCGGCGTCGAACGCCTACAAAATCGTCGTCCCTGAGAGCGGCTGGAACTACGAGAGCTACGAGACGCTTGACGATGCACTGGCGGCGGTGCAGCGCGGCGAGATTCGCGCGGTGATCGCCGACTCGAAGGTCCTGGAGGAGCGGCTGCCTGCCGGCACCAGTGATCCGGTCTTCCCGGACATCACGGTGGCGACCGAGCTGCGACGCGAGGAATACCGCCTGGGACTGCCGGTACAGCCGGCGCTTCCGGCACGCTTCACGGTGGCCGTCCGCGCTGAAGATGCCACGACCGTCGCCTCTGTGTTCAACCTGCTTGACGACCCGGTTGGGGTGGTTGCCGGCGACCCGGCCGAGACCAACTTCGTGAGTCAGCCGCGGGCATGGCAGCTCATTGACCTGCGCGTGTTCAACGACCTGAACATGCCGCATCTGCAGTCGGTAGCTGGCGCGTTCATGCAGCCGGCGCGGCGCAACGGGCCGGTGCTTCTTGCGCGGATTTTGGCCGGCAACGCGATTTATACATGGTCGGAGGCGGCGCTTGGTTTTGCTTTTGGCGCGGCGCTGGGCTTCGTATTGGGCGCGGTCTTCGCGCACTTCAAACTACTGGAACGAGGGCTGCTGCCGTATGTGGTCGCCTCGCAGACCGTCCCGATCCTGGCGATCGCGCCAATGGTGGTGATCTGGTTGGGGGCGGGGCCGACGGCTGTCGCCGTGATCTCGGCCTATCTGACGTTTTTCCCGGTGACGATCAATACGCTGCGCGGCCTCAGTTCGCCACAGCCCATGCAGATCGACCTGATGCGCTCGTATGCCGCGTCGAGATGGACGATCTTCCTTAAGCTGCGGCTGCCAGCGGCTGTACCCTATATCTTTACGGCGCTCAAAGTGAGCGCAACGGCCAGCGTCGTGGGCGCGATCATCGGCGAGCTGCCTTCGAGCATCCGGGACGGGCTGGCCCGTGCGATCCTGGACTTCAGCAGCAGTTACAGCGAAGTGTCGACGCCCAAACTGTATGCGGCAATCGTCAGCGCCGCGGCGGTTGGAATCCTGTTCTTTGTTATCGTCAGTCTGGTTGAGCGGGTCGCGATGCGCCGCTACATCCCCCATTCGGAATAACTCTATGTCGCAAGCCAAACCTACCGTCATAAACGCCACCGGCGTCAACAAGATCTTTACCGTAAAGAACGCCGACCCGGTGATCGCGCTGACGGATGTCAACCTCGATGTGAAGGCCGGCGAGTTCGTCTCGCTGATCGGGCCATCGGGCTGCGGCAAGTCGACGCTCCTGCGGCTGATCGCCGACCTTGCCGCGCCGACCAGCGGGACTCTTAGGGTCAACGGCAAATCACCGGCACAAGCCCGTCTCGACCGGGATTACGGTATGGTCTTCCAGGCGGCGACTCTCTACGACTGGCGCCGGGTCAGCAGTAATGTGCAGCTCCCGCTGGAAATCATGGGGATCGCCAAAGCGGAACGCGAGAAGCGCGCGCAGGAAATGCTGGAGCTGGTAGAACTGGGCAAGTTCGCACACCATTACCCGTGGCAGCTTTCCGGCGGGATGCAGCAGCGTGTCGCTATCGCGCGGGCGCTGGCCTTCCAACCGGCGCTGCTGCTGATGGATGAACCCTTCGGCGCACTTGACGAGTTCACCCGCGAGCGCATGAACCTCGAACTGCTGCGAATCTGGCAGGCGACTCAGACAACCGTCATCTTCGTGACGCACAGCATCGCCGAGGCCGTATTCCTGTCGAGCCGCGTCGTGGTGATGTCGCCCCGCCCTGGACGAATTACGGCGGTTCTCGACATTGATCTGCCTTATCCGCGTAATTTTGAGACACGCGAACTGCCGCGCTTTTTTGCGCTGGTCACACAGGTGCGCGAGCTTCTGCGCGACGCTCATCTGGTCGAGGACGAAGCATGAGCCGGACCCTCGACCGCGTACGCTATTACCTGCCGACGATTGTCGTGGCGGTGGCGGTGCTGGGCATCTGGGAACTTGTGGTCACCGTGTTCAACATCCAGCAGTTCATTCTGCCGAAGCCCTCACAGATCGCCATGCGGTTCTTCGAAGAGGTCAACCTGTTCGTGACGGGGCAGGGGTCGATCCTGTTCCAGGCGAGCGGGGCGACCTTCTACGAGGCGCTGGGTGGTTTCATCCTCGGCTGCGGGAGCGGGATACTGGTGGCGCTGGTCACGGCGCGCTTTACCATGCTCAGCGAGGCGATGATGCCCTTCGCCATCGCGGCCAACAGCGTACCGATCATCGCCTTTGCGCCGATCATGAACAACTGGTTCGGGCTGACCAATCCGGCCTCGAAGATGGCGATTGTCGCCATCATCGTGTTCTTCCCGACCATGATCAATACCGTGCGCGGCCTGACGCTGATCGATCCGCGACAGCTGGAATTGATGCGCTCCTATGCCGCTGGCCCGTTCAAAATTCTGCGCGCCGTGCGCATCCCCAACGCCGTCCCTTATATCTTTTCGGCGCTGCGGGTTGCCAGCCCGTTGAGCATGATTGGAGCGGTCGTCGCGGAGTTCTTCGGCGGACCGAGGGCGACATTAGGCGTGTTTATCACGCAGGAGGCGTCCGGTTTCAACTTCGACCGGGCGTGGGCGGCCATCGTCATGGCCTCGATTATCGGCATCGGCTTCTATACGATTATCGTTTACGCTGAGCGTTGGGTGGCCCCTTGGGCTGTCCGGGACCTGAATTAGGCGGAGCGCACTCCGCCGTTAGGTGTTCCTGGTGTAGACGAAGCCCCCTTCGCCTTTGCCGCGCCACTCGTCGGTCAGGTCATAACCGAGCTGGATCACACCCTCGCGAATATCGCCCAGGAATTCAAGTTCGCAGGTCGCGACCCCTTCGGGTTTGCCTTCGTTGAAGAAATACAGGGTCATTTCCCTGTTGTGGACCAACTCAAAGTTGGACGGGGAGATATGACTGATGAGCGTCAATATCTGCGCCGGATTCAATCGCGATGCCATGCGTGCCTCACCGACCTCTACCATTACCGCTTGAGATTATAATGCCAAGTGAGGCTAAAGAGGTATTAATTTCACCGGCGATAGGCGGTTAGCCCCGCGAATATGTATAGACGTATTCACCCGGCGCGTTGATTTCAGCCTTGGTCTCGCTGTAACCCATTCGAACAAGCCCACTCTTGAGTTCCTTAATGCTAAAGAAATCGCATGAGCCGACCTCGCGACTGCCGTTCTTGCCGGGAACATAGACGTAGACCGTTCCGGATATCGACCAGACTTCGATGCCAACCGGCTTTTCGCGGCTCAGCGCCAGCAGAATGTCGGATACCATGGTGGAAACGCCTCCCGTAAAATGCGCGCGCGCAACATTATATCGGGGGAATCAAAATGCCCGCCAGCAGCCAACTGGCGGACAGTCCAGGCGCAGCCACGTCAGGAGTTCAGCCCCCGGCGGCGACCACGACTCCACAGCCGATACGCGCGCCGGCGTCACCGGTCGCCAGTGTCGTCTCGTCGGGGGTGCCATAACGTTCCGGGATGTTGCCAAAGTTGTCAGGGTCGGCGTGAACGATGATCGCGCTGCCGTCCTCGTCCAGTAGGGACTGTGCGGTGGCACGGTCGGTGCCGATCATGACGAAGGCTTCGCCGGTCTCCAGCGCGAACAGACTCGGCAGGTCGCCGTTGTGATCGCCGTGGGTATGGCTGGCCTCAGCATGATTCAGGTGGCCGCCAGCCGAGGTGAACGGCCGCTCGGTGGCGGCATCGCACGAACCTGTCGCGTGGATATGGAAACCGTGAAAACCGGGCGTCAGTCCGGAGAACCAGCCGACGATCATGATCGCATCGATCCGGTCTTCCGCCGTAAAAAATGAAACATCACCCAGGACCCCGCCGTCCGCATCGAGGACCTGTGCCGTGGCGACTTCGTAGAATTCCTCAAGGAACGAGTCCCATATACCCTGCGCGGAACTGCCGGCAACCAGCAAAACCAAACCCATCGCGACGGTCACGGCGACCGCCAACCCAGCACGGTATTTCATTGTCCCTCTCCTCTGGTTACATGAATTCGAAGACGGTTTCCAACTGCTGGACTTTTGGCCTTGCGCGTCCAATCGCCAGCGCCAGTAGCGCCCACCCTATGCCAATGGCCAGGAATACGACCGTATCCGGCCAGCTCGGCCCGACGAGGATTCCCCGTCCGCTAAGTTGTGTCCAGTAGAAGTGTGGCCCGATGCCAAGCGCGACGGACAGCAGTCCCCAGTGGTGTTTCACGCCCCAGGTGGCGATACCCGCTGCCGCGAGTGTCCAGAACTGCGCCATGAACACCAGCATAACCACGGTCCAGAGCGAGCTGAGGAAACTGTCCTGCGGCAGGGTCGTAACCATACCGATCCACGCCAGGGACGTAATACACGCGATTCCGGAGGCCCGCAACAGCCATTTGGCCGTGAATGGCAAATAGTTCGACGCGCCGATCAAACCCAGGCCAACTAACCCGAAGCCAAGCATAAACAAATGCTGAAATACGCGGTAGATGCTGACATAGATGTATTGGATGCCCGGCTGAAGATAGGTGATGCCGGAAAGGGCAAAGCACAGCGCGCCCAGCAGCATCAGCGCCCGGAAATGCGCGCGTAACGCTGCAAACAGGTTGAGCGCGCCGGCGGCACGCCGTTCGCGGGCGGCGCTGACCAGCGTATCGGCGGCGATGTTTAGCGCAAAGGTGGCGAGGCCCGTCCATCCTTCTCGCTGGAACGCATCGGCGCTCAGGTCGTCGAACGCCTGACGCATCCAGTGGCTGTACTCGCTGCGATAGGCTTTCGGATAAGCGAACAGCAGCAAAGAGTATCCGC
This DNA window, taken from Candidatus Flexicrinis proximus, encodes the following:
- a CDS encoding aspartate aminotransferase family protein produces the protein MASADQASIVERYKQYIFPAAAPLYGDDPLVVDHAKDQFVYDIQGNKYLDFLGGVLTVSIGHANDEVTARTIEQLKKAQHTSTLYINPLMVDVAEKVAQLTPGRLQKCYFTNSGSEANETAILAARMYTGNMDIITLRHAYSGRTQAAMSLTAHGSWRLGGVTDPYIRHVKNPYLYRFPANMTPEEVVEYCIQDLEEVIATLTNGKLAAFIAEPIQGVGGFIIPPKTYFKRVYDIVKKHGGVFISDEVQTGWTRTGKKWFGIEQWGVEPDIMTFAKGMANGSPIGCTVATPEVADALKGTTFSTFGGNPVTMATALATIHYMEEHNLVQNTYEQGEVMREKLEEYQAEFPFIGDVRGMGLMYAIELVVPDGSKKPDAARTVALINAARKHGLLVGKGGLYGNVIRITPHLNVSAGDMLEGMQMIGRALADVAQ
- a CDS encoding ABC transporter permease encodes the protein MAEITVPAPAAVDSSLSVRRLIAIALACGVAVIAALLARDFASLPGDDPVLVESTLGQLAVWIADQSGEEAPVSLFGQLGKSWAAARGEATLDEASAVDAMRWPVVIMSALAAVLALGGVVAQFSAEPRQRWWVMALGLTLALLFLIPAISGSDALARVMGCGVLLILALSAAPGQANRVIGFIVVLATLLIGVEVMKGFSASNAYKIVVPESGWNYESYETLDDALAAVQRGEIRAVIADSKVLEERLPAGTSDPVFPDITVATELRREEYRLGLPVQPALPARFTVAVRAEDATTVASVFNLLDDPVGVVAGDPAETNFVSQPRAWQLIDLRVFNDLNMPHLQSVAGAFMQPARRNGPVLLARILAGNAIYTWSEAALGFAFGAALGFVLGAVFAHFKLLERGLLPYVVASQTVPILAIAPMVVIWLGAGPTAVAVISAYLTFFPVTINTLRGLSSPQPMQIDLMRSYAASRWTIFLKLRLPAAVPYIFTALKVSATASVVGAIIGELPSSIRDGLARAILDFSSSYSEVSTPKLYAAIVSAAAVGILFFVIVSLVERVAMRRYIPHSE
- a CDS encoding ABC transporter ATP-binding protein, whose protein sequence is MSQAKPTVINATGVNKIFTVKNADPVIALTDVNLDVKAGEFVSLIGPSGCGKSTLLRLIADLAAPTSGTLRVNGKSPAQARLDRDYGMVFQAATLYDWRRVSSNVQLPLEIMGIAKAEREKRAQEMLELVELGKFAHHYPWQLSGGMQQRVAIARALAFQPALLLMDEPFGALDEFTRERMNLELLRIWQATQTTVIFVTHSIAEAVFLSSRVVVMSPRPGRITAVLDIDLPYPRNFETRELPRFFALVTQVRELLRDAHLVEDEA
- a CDS encoding ABC transporter permease, with protein sequence MSRTLDRVRYYLPTIVVAVAVLGIWELVVTVFNIQQFILPKPSQIAMRFFEEVNLFVTGQGSILFQASGATFYEALGGFILGCGSGILVALVTARFTMLSEAMMPFAIAANSVPIIAFAPIMNNWFGLTNPASKMAIVAIIVFFPTMINTVRGLTLIDPRQLELMRSYAAGPFKILRAVRIPNAVPYIFSALRVASPLSMIGAVVAEFFGGPRATLGVFITQEASGFNFDRAWAAIVMASIIGIGFYTIIVYAERWVAPWAVRDLN
- a CDS encoding superoxide dismutase family protein gives rise to the protein MKYRAGLAVAVTVAMGLVLLVAGSSAQGIWDSFLEEFYEVATAQVLDADGGVLGDVSFFTAEDRIDAIMIVGWFSGLTPGFHGFHIHATGSCDAATERPFTSAGGHLNHAEASHTHGDHNGDLPSLFALETGEAFVMIGTDRATAQSLLDEDGSAIIVHADPDNFGNIPERYGTPDETTLATGDAGARIGCGVVVAAGG